The DNA sequence CTTCTCGCGTCAGCTCAACTCGACCGAGATCCGCGTCAACTCGCCGGAAGCCGGCGAGCTGATCAACAACGCGCGGATGAGCCTGATCGCCCCAGACGGCCGCTACGACTTCCGCGGCCGGATCTAGCCGCTCCTGCCGTCGATCATGCGGATGATGCCGGAGAAATCGACGGCGCCCGAACCCGCGTTGACGAACAGGTTGTAGAGCTGCGCCGCCTCGGCGCCCATCGGCGTCGAGGCGCCGGCCGAGCGCGCCGCGTCCTGCGCCAGCATCAGGTCCTTGAGCATCATCGCCGCGGTGAAGCCGGCGGCGTAGTCGCGGTTGGCCGGCGATGCCGGCACCGGGCCGGGCACCGGGCAATAGCTGGTGAGCGCCCAGCTCTGGCCCGACGCCGTCGAGGCGATGTCGAACAGCTTCTGCGCATCGAGCCCGAGACGCTTGGCCATCATGAAGGCCTCGCAGGTGCCGATCATGGTGATGCCCAGCATCATGTTGTTGCAGATCTTGGCCGCCTGGCCGTTGCCGCTGGCACCGGCGTGCACGATGTTCTTCCCCATCTTCTCGAGGATCGGCCGGGCACGCGCAAAGGCCGTATCCGGACCACCGACCATGAAGGTCAGCGTGCCGGCCGCCGCACCGCCGACGCCGCCCGAGACCGGCGCATCGACCATGTCGAGTCCGGCCTTGGCCGCCGCCGCCGCGACGTGGCGCGCGCTGTCGACATCGATGGTCGAGCAATCGATCAGCAGCGCGCCCTTGGCCGCGGCGCCGAGCACCGAACCCTCGTAGACCTCGCGCACGTGCTTGCCGGCGGGCAGCATGGTGATCACCACCTCGGCACCGCTCACCGCCTCGGCGATACTCGCGGCGCGCGACGCGCCCGAGGCGACGGCGGCCTCGACCGCCTTGGCCGCAAGATCGAACGCCGCGACCTGATGCTGCGCCTTGAGAAGATTGGCGGCCATCGGCCCGCCCATGTTGCCCAGTCCGATGAAGGCGATCCTGGCCATATCCACTTCTCCCTCAGTCGAACGTCAGGTCGTTGGCGACCGGCTTGAAATGCGCCTCGACCATGTCGCGCGGGACTCCTTCGAGCGTCGCTGGGGTCCAGGTCGGCTTCTGGTCCTTGTCGATCAGCACCGCGCGCACGCCCTCGAAGAAGTCGTGGCCGGGCTTCATGCATTCCTGCGACATGCGGTACTCGATGGTCATCACGTCCTCGAACGAGCGGTTGGCGCAGCGCGCCAGCTGCTCGAGCGTGATCT is a window from the Alphaproteobacteria bacterium genome containing:
- the mmsB gene encoding 3-hydroxyisobutyrate dehydrogenase, whose protein sequence is MARIAFIGLGNMGGPMAANLLKAQHQVAAFDLAAKAVEAAVASGASRAASIAEAVSGAEVVITMLPAGKHVREVYEGSVLGAAAKGALLIDCSTIDVDSARHVAAAAAKAGLDMVDAPVSGGVGGAAAGTLTFMVGGPDTAFARARPILEKMGKNIVHAGASGNGQAAKICNNMMLGITMIGTCEAFMMAKRLGLDAQKLFDIASTASGQSWALTSYCPVPGPVPASPANRDYAAGFTAAMMLKDLMLAQDAARSAGASTPMGAEAAQLYNLFVNAGSGAVDFSGIIRMIDGRSG